A stretch of Blattabacterium cuenoti DNA encodes these proteins:
- the ftsY gene encoding signal recognition particle-docking protein FtsY — translation MFLIKKKKVFDNELNKTKKSFFYKIKNIFLKKSKIDPNIIIDSIEEILLSSDIGRETTTKIIQNLENKIKKEKYKKTQDLYDFLNQEIEYIFKNIKNECLEDKIKCYKKKPYVIMVVGVNGVGKTTTIGKLAFLLKKKGFNSIIGAADTFREAAIDQLEIWAKKARVPIVKQHIHADPASVVYDTLQSAKSKKKDVVLIDTAGRLQNRIGLMEELSKISRVMKKVIHESPHEVILILDATTGQNAFEQVKKFTSFVKVSSIILTKIEGTAKGGVVIGIMDQFKIPIQYIGIGEKIQDLKKFDGKEFIDCLFEKKNHEHEPSLT, via the coding sequence ATGTTCTTAATAAAAAAAAAGAAAGTATTCGATAATGAATTAAATAAAACTAAAAAATCTTTTTTTTATAAAATAAAAAATATCTTCCTGAAAAAATCAAAAATAGATCCAAACATTATTATTGATTCTATAGAAGAAATATTATTATCTTCCGATATAGGAAGAGAAACTACCACAAAGATTATTCAAAATTTAGAGAATAAAATTAAAAAAGAAAAATATAAAAAAACACAAGATTTATATGATTTTCTAAATCAAGAAATAGAATATATTTTCAAAAACATTAAAAACGAATGTTTAGAAGATAAAATAAAATGTTATAAAAAAAAGCCATACGTTATCATGGTAGTAGGAGTAAATGGAGTTGGAAAAACAACTACAATTGGAAAATTAGCTTTTCTTTTAAAAAAAAAAGGTTTTAATTCTATTATAGGAGCTGCAGATACATTTAGAGAAGCAGCAATCGATCAGTTAGAAATATGGGCAAAAAAAGCTCGAGTTCCTATAGTAAAACAACATATACATGCGGATCCAGCATCTGTAGTATATGATACTTTACAATCTGCTAAATCTAAAAAAAAAGATGTGGTACTTATTGATACAGCAGGTAGATTACAAAATAGGATAGGACTTATGGAAGAACTATCTAAAATAAGTAGAGTAATGAAAAAAGTCATCCATGAATCTCCTCATGAGGTTATTCTTATTTTAGATGCAACTACGGGACAAAACGCTTTTGAACAAGTAAAAAAATTTACTTCTTTTGTTAAAGTTTCTTCTATTATTTTAACCAAAATTGAAGGAACAGCTAAAGGAGGAGTCGTGATAGGAATCATGGATCAGTTCAAGATTCCTATACAGTATATCGGAATAGGTGAAAAGATACAAGATTTAAAAAAGTTTGATGGAAAAGAATTTATTGATTGTTTATTTGAAAAAAAAAATCATGAACATGAACCTTCCTTAACTTAA
- the rpmG gene encoding 50S ribosomal protein L33, translating to MGKGKKGNRIQVILECTEQRKSGVSGCSRYITTKNRKNTPNRMELRKFNPVLRKYTIHKEIK from the coding sequence ATGGGAAAAGGAAAAAAAGGAAATAGAATTCAAGTTATATTAGAATGTACTGAACAAAGAAAAAGTGGAGTTTCCGGTTGTTCCAGATATATTACAACAAAAAATAGGAAAAACACTCCAAATAGAATGGAATTGAGAAAATTTAATCCAGTACTAAGAAAATATACTATTCATAAGGAAATAAAATAA
- a CDS encoding 3'-5' exonuclease — protein MKLKLHRPICFFDVEATGINIGKDRIIEISILKIFPNGNQEDKTWLIYPGIPIPPQSIAIHGIKDEDVLGKPKFKEVAFSIFRMIENTDLAGYNSNRFDIPILAEEMLRSGISFDIKKHKTIDVQVIFHKMEPRTLSAAYKYYCNKNLMKAHNSKADTFATYEILLAQLEKYDIKKDVKSLNQFSHQKNIADLAGFIKIDEEGNEIFNFGKYKGKKVFEIFEKDPNYYGWIQNSDFPLYTKKIFTGVKLKTFNK, from the coding sequence ATGAAATTAAAACTTCATCGTCCTATTTGTTTTTTCGATGTAGAAGCAACAGGAATAAATATTGGGAAAGATAGAATTATAGAAATTTCTATACTAAAAATATTTCCTAATGGAAATCAAGAAGATAAGACTTGGTTAATTTATCCTGGAATACCTATTCCTCCACAATCTATAGCTATTCATGGAATTAAAGATGAAGATGTATTAGGAAAACCTAAGTTTAAAGAAGTCGCATTTTCTATATTCAGAATGATTGAAAATACAGATTTAGCAGGATATAATTCTAATAGATTTGATATCCCAATTTTAGCAGAAGAAATGCTTAGATCTGGGATCTCTTTTGATATTAAAAAACATAAAACTATAGATGTTCAAGTAATTTTTCATAAAATGGAACCTAGGACCCTATCTGCTGCTTATAAGTATTATTGTAATAAAAATTTGATGAAAGCTCATAATTCTAAAGCAGATACATTTGCTACATATGAAATATTACTAGCCCAACTGGAAAAATATGATATCAAAAAAGATGTAAAAAGCCTCAATCAATTTTCTCACCAAAAAAACATAGCAGATCTTGCTGGATTTATAAAAATAGATGAAGAAGGAAACGAAATATTTAATTTTGGAAAATATAAAGGAAAAAAAGTTTTTGAAATTTTCGAAAAAGATCCGAATTATTATGGATGGATTCAAAATTCAGATTTTCCACTATACACAAAGAAAATATTCACAGGAGTAAAGTTAAAAACATTTAATAAATAA
- a CDS encoding YebC/PmpR family DNA-binding transcriptional regulator, translating to MSGHSKWANIQHRKSNQDFRKSKKFSKIIKEITIIVKESGINNFRFKNAILNAKSINVPKNTIEKAIKKALQIKTDHYKSLNVEGQNYGISMIIECMTNNTIRTTSNIRTFFNKSGGRLCHNGELNHLFRRIGLFFINKKDIHYSMEDFELMTIDFGAKDFIIDNNMISVYTDFEFFGSMKNNLEKLNILHKYQVKRIPKQIKDISDENKNKVLNFIEKLKKDEDVKNIFSNFKL from the coding sequence ATGTCAGGACATAGTAAATGGGCAAATATACAACATAGAAAATCGAATCAGGATTTTAGAAAATCCAAAAAATTTTCCAAAATCATCAAAGAAATTACTATAATTGTTAAAGAATCAGGAATAAATAATTTCCGATTCAAAAATGCGATTTTGAATGCAAAATCTATTAATGTTCCTAAAAATACTATAGAAAAAGCTATAAAAAAAGCTTTACAAATAAAAACAGATCATTATAAAAGTTTAAATGTAGAAGGACAAAATTACGGAATTAGTATGATAATAGAATGTATGACGAACAATACTATTAGAACGACATCCAATATTAGAACCTTTTTTAATAAAAGTGGAGGAAGATTATGTCATAATGGAGAACTAAATCATTTGTTTCGAAGAATCGGTCTTTTTTTTATAAATAAAAAAGATATTCACTATTCTATGGAGGATTTCGAACTTATGACAATAGATTTTGGAGCTAAAGATTTCATAATAGATAATAATATGATTTCTGTATATACAGATTTTGAATTCTTCGGATCTATGAAAAACAATTTAGAAAAATTAAATATCCTCCATAAATACCAAGTCAAACGGATTCCTAAACAAATCAAAGATATTTCAGATGAAAATAAAAATAAAGTATTAAATTTTATTGAAAAACTGAAAAAAGATGAAGATGTAAAAAATATTTTTTCCAATTTTAAATTATAA
- a CDS encoding DUF4295 family protein: MSKKIEEKNNKNKKVLKKMTLAIKIVKSKKTGFYTFVNRMISNEKVKYFFKK; encoded by the coding sequence ATGTCTAAAAAAATAGAAGAAAAAAATAATAAAAATAAAAAAGTTTTAAAAAAAATGACTTTAGCCATAAAAATAGTAAAGTCTAAAAAAACTGGTTTTTATACTTTTGTAAATAGAATGATTTCCAATGAAAAAGTAAAATATTTTTTTAAAAAATAA
- the htpG gene encoding molecular chaperone HtpG: MKNNKISVTSDNIFPIIKRFLYSDQDIFIRELVSNATDAILKLKTIIKLENMDDIVDDFKIKIIIKKKTIHIIDNGIGMTKEEVEKYINQIAFSGAEEFIKKYKTSTTNIIGHFGLGFYSSFMISYKVEIVTQSYQKEASSMFWSCEGSPNFIMKEIEKKDRGTEIVLFINEDSKEFLEYDRILKLLKKYCKFMPVEIYLSSDNEVEKETLINNVDPIWKKNTLQLKNKDYLDFYHELYPHQLDAPLFWVHLNIDHPFHLTGVLFFPKIEKRIDIQKDKIHLYQNQVYITDNLEGIVADFLSLLRGVIDSPDIPLNVSRSHLQSDPSVNNISKYITRKVADKLDSMFKNNRKDFQEKWDDIKIIVEYGMISTINFFDKAINFFLFCSVDDVYFTLEELKEKIRETQKNKEGKIVFLYTSDKEKQYSFIQKAKNRTFEVLILDSPISIHLIQKLEFSYKDICFVRVDSNHIDRLINNGNKDKWDYELSDKEKQDLKHLINNNLVKNYKFSIQLENLNKDDYPFLIVVPEYLRRMKEMSSIGQKTIEEDKYYQLIVNTNHLLMKNILQEKKDEKRKKMIRDALNLTLILNNLLHGKNLVLFISEKLEDLIK, encoded by the coding sequence ATGAAAAATAATAAAATTAGTGTTACTTCAGATAATATTTTTCCTATTATTAAAAGATTTCTTTATTCTGATCAAGATATTTTTATTCGTGAACTAGTTTCTAATGCTACAGATGCTATATTAAAATTAAAAACTATAATAAAACTAGAAAATATGGATGATATTGTTGATGATTTTAAAATAAAAATTATCATCAAAAAGAAAACAATTCATATTATAGATAATGGCATTGGAATGACTAAAGAAGAAGTAGAAAAATATATTAATCAAATAGCTTTTTCTGGAGCAGAAGAATTTATTAAAAAATATAAAACGTCAACAACCAATATTATTGGTCATTTTGGATTAGGTTTTTATTCTTCTTTTATGATTTCATATAAAGTAGAAATAGTTACTCAATCTTATCAAAAGGAAGCTTCATCTATGTTTTGGTCTTGTGAAGGTTCTCCTAATTTTATTATGAAAGAAATTGAAAAAAAAGATAGGGGAACAGAAATTGTATTATTTATTAATGAAGATAGTAAGGAATTTTTGGAATATGATCGTATTTTAAAATTATTGAAAAAGTATTGCAAATTTATGCCTGTGGAAATTTATTTATCCTCAGATAATGAAGTAGAAAAAGAGACATTAATCAATAATGTAGATCCTATCTGGAAGAAAAATACACTTCAATTGAAGAATAAAGACTATTTAGATTTTTATCATGAATTATATCCTCATCAATTAGATGCCCCTTTATTTTGGGTACATTTGAATATAGATCATCCTTTTCATTTAACGGGAGTTTTATTTTTTCCTAAAATAGAGAAAAGAATTGATATACAAAAAGATAAAATTCATTTGTATCAGAATCAAGTTTATATTACGGATAATTTAGAAGGAATTGTTGCAGATTTTCTTAGTTTGTTAAGAGGAGTTATAGATTCTCCTGATATTCCTCTTAATGTATCACGTTCTCATTTACAGTCTGATCCATCTGTGAATAATATATCTAAATATATAACAAGGAAAGTAGCAGATAAATTGGATTCTATGTTCAAAAATAATAGGAAAGATTTTCAGGAAAAATGGGATGATATAAAAATTATTGTAGAATATGGGATGATCAGTACGATTAACTTTTTTGATAAAGCTATTAATTTTTTTCTTTTTTGTTCTGTTGATGATGTTTATTTTACATTAGAAGAACTCAAAGAGAAAATAAGAGAAACTCAAAAAAATAAAGAAGGAAAAATTGTTTTTCTTTATACTTCAGACAAAGAAAAACAATATAGTTTTATTCAAAAAGCAAAAAATAGAACTTTTGAAGTTTTAATTTTAGATAGTCCTATTTCTATTCATCTAATACAAAAATTAGAATTTTCTTATAAAGATATTTGTTTTGTTAGAGTAGATTCAAATCATATTGATAGATTAATTAATAATGGAAATAAGGATAAATGGGATTACGAACTTTCTGATAAAGAAAAACAGGATCTTAAACACCTGATTAATAATAATTTAGTAAAAAATTATAAATTTTCTATACAATTAGAAAATTTAAACAAAGACGATTATCCATTTTTAATTGTAGTACCAGAATATTTAAGAAGAATGAAAGAAATGAGTTCTATAGGACAAAAAACGATAGAAGAGGATAAATATTATCAATTGATAGTAAATACAAATCATCTTTTGATGAAGAATATCTTACAGGAAAAAAAGGATGAAAAAAGAAAAAAAATGATTCGAGATGCTTTGAATTTAACTCTAATACTGAATAATTTATTACATGGAAAAAATCTTGTTTTATTTATTTCAGAAAAGTTAGAAGATCTTATTAAATGA
- a CDS encoding DNA recombination protein RmuC: protein MYYFLIFFCFFIILICLFLLRKLELFFRNEFKIQQHEIKKLFQYGKIEMGNSLTESKNGLIQNIIDFQNNIDKKIEFYIDQQAKKLYFFHTEQEKFVQVVEGKLEEIQEHIREKLQKSLNFHLGKSFEIIGNQLSFLQKGLGEMKVLSKDVSSLKRTLNHVKICGSFSEMQLSMLLQQILSPEQYATNVITKSSTNFVVEFAIKLPGLEDGNIIWLPIDVKFPKETYEKIQIAYREGEKKNIEMAIKNMESVLKKMSKDIRDKYIDPPHTTDFAILFLPFEGIYAEIVKNSSLLEELLRKYRTVITGPSTLAAVLNSLQIGFRTLAIQKRSSEVWKILETVKQEFSKFGFLLHQAQDKLQGASKDIDKLLGVRTNVIERKLKDIGNY, encoded by the coding sequence ATGTATTATTTTTTGATATTTTTTTGTTTTTTTATTATTCTCATATGTTTATTCTTACTGAGAAAATTGGAATTATTTTTTAGAAATGAATTTAAAATTCAACAACATGAAATAAAAAAGTTATTCCAATATGGAAAAATAGAAATGGGGAATTCTCTAACAGAATCAAAAAATGGATTAATTCAAAATATAATAGATTTTCAAAACAATATTGATAAAAAAATTGAATTTTATATTGATCAACAAGCTAAGAAACTGTATTTTTTCCATACGGAGCAAGAAAAGTTTGTACAGGTTGTAGAAGGAAAACTTGAAGAAATTCAAGAACATATTCGTGAAAAACTTCAAAAATCTTTAAATTTCCACCTTGGAAAATCATTTGAAATTATCGGAAATCAGTTATCTTTTTTGCAAAAAGGTTTAGGAGAAATGAAAGTTTTATCAAAAGATGTTAGTTCTTTGAAAAGAACTTTAAATCATGTAAAAATATGTGGAAGTTTTAGTGAAATGCAACTTTCAATGCTTTTACAACAAATTTTATCTCCAGAACAATATGCGACTAATGTTATTACTAAATCTAGTACAAATTTTGTAGTAGAATTTGCAATTAAACTTCCAGGACTTGAAGATGGAAATATTATATGGTTACCTATTGATGTTAAATTTCCAAAAGAAACTTATGAAAAAATACAGATTGCTTATCGTGAAGGAGAAAAAAAGAATATAGAAATGGCTATAAAAAATATGGAATCTGTACTTAAAAAAATGTCTAAAGATATTAGAGATAAATATATAGATCCTCCACATACTACTGATTTTGCTATTTTATTCTTGCCTTTTGAAGGAATATATGCTGAAATAGTGAAGAATTCTAGTTTATTAGAAGAATTATTAAGGAAATATAGAACTGTTATAACAGGACCATCAACGTTAGCAGCCGTATTAAATAGTTTACAAATAGGGTTTAGAACCTTAGCTATTCAAAAAAGAAGTTCTGAAGTATGGAAAATATTAGAAACTGTTAAACAGGAATTTTCGAAATTTGGATTTTTGCTTCATCAAGCACAAGATAAATTACAAGGAGCTTCTAAGGATATAGATAAATTATTAGGAGTTCGAACCAATGTCATTGAAAGAAAATTAAAAGATATAGGAAATTATTAG
- the rpmB gene encoding 50S ribosomal protein L28 translates to MAKICELTGKKAMVGNKVSHANNKNKRRFNINLCRKRFFIIKEKKWITLKVCISTIRLINKIGIENTLKRFKYKKKSK, encoded by the coding sequence ATGGCAAAAATTTGTGAATTGACAGGAAAAAAAGCAATGGTAGGTAATAAAGTTTCTCATGCTAACAATAAAAATAAACGTCGTTTTAATATAAATTTATGTAGAAAACGTTTTTTTATAATAAAAGAAAAAAAATGGATTACTTTAAAAGTTTGCATTTCTACTATTAGACTCATTAATAAGATAGGAATTGAAAATACATTAAAACGTTTTAAATATAAAAAAAAAAGTAAATAA